Proteins from one Ranitomeya variabilis isolate aRanVar5 chromosome 1, aRanVar5.hap1, whole genome shotgun sequence genomic window:
- the FAM174C gene encoding protein FAM174C isoform X2 gives MEVWCISCLLIFMVPVVWSDEGNGSSTVPTSTVTTNSSITKPTQITKATQLSFWGNIEMMQRAFYVLIGISVLAVLYFVIRTCSLKKKPQKKKYGLLSDYDDTMELGSMDSDEEKIFESRSIRR, from the exons ATGGAG GTGTGGTGCATCTCGTGTTTACTGATATTTATGGTGCCTGTGGTTTGGAGTGATGAAGGAAATGGTAGCTCTACAGTCCCTACTTCAACAGTTACCACAAATTCTTCAATCACAAAACCTACTCAGATCACAAAAGCTACCCAGTTATCCTTCTGGGGAAACATTGAAATGATGCAGCGAGCCTTCTATGTGCTGATCGGAATTAGTGTGTTGGCCGTACTCTACTTTGTAATCAGGACTTGTAG CCTGAAAAAGAAGCCTCAAAAGAAGAAGTATGGGCTTCTCTCAGACTATGATGACACCATGGAATTGGGATCAATGGACAGTGATGAAGAAAAAATATTTGAGTCGAGAAGTATAAGAAGGTAA
- the FAM174C gene encoding protein FAM174C isoform X1 produces the protein MEVWCISCLLIFMVPVVWSDEGNGSSTVPTSTVTTNSSITKPTQITKATQLSFWGNIEMMQRAFYVLIGISVLAVLYFVIRTCSLKKKPQKKKYGLLSDYDDTMELGSMDSDEEKIFESRSIRR, from the exons ATGGAG GTGTGGTGCATCTCGTGTTTACTGATATTTATGGTGCCTGTGGTTTGGAGTGATGAAGGAAATGGTAGCTCTACAGTCCCTACTTCAACAGTTACCACAAATTCTTCAATCACAAAACCTACTCAGATCACAAAAGCTACCCAGTTATCCTTCTGGGGAAACATTGAAATGATGCAGCGAGCCTTCTATGTGCTGATCGGAATTAGTGTGTTGGCCGTACTCTACTTTGTAATCAGGACTTGTAG CCTGAAAAAGAAGCCTCAAAAGAAGAAGTATGGGCTTCTCTCAGACTATGATGACACCATGGAATTGGGATCAATGGACAGTGATGAAGAAAAAATATTTGAGTCGAGAAGTATAAGAAG gTAA